One part of the Natronorubrum sediminis genome encodes these proteins:
- a CDS encoding SDR family oxidoreductase: MTSLLSEKTAIVTGASSGIGRSIARTFAEHGADVVVADVREEPREGGSPTHELIERDTDASATYVDCDVSSLDDLEAMIDEADRFGGVDVLVNNAGIFRPEEYLEVTPDDYETLMDVNVKGTFFGSQLAAERMIENDGGRIINVSSTAGLVGNGGYVTYCVSKGALRLLTYALAHRLGPEGIHVNVIHPGGVETSMMEDAQMGPEALGEFVQAIPTRRIGEPDDIAGAALFLASDLASYVNGESLVVDGGYTHTG; this comes from the coding sequence ATGACGAGCCTGCTCTCGGAGAAGACGGCCATCGTGACCGGCGCATCGAGCGGAATCGGACGGTCGATCGCGCGGACGTTCGCCGAACACGGCGCTGATGTCGTCGTCGCCGATGTGCGCGAAGAACCGCGAGAAGGCGGATCGCCGACCCACGAACTGATAGAGCGCGATACCGACGCATCGGCGACGTACGTCGACTGCGACGTCTCGAGCCTCGACGATCTCGAGGCGATGATCGACGAAGCTGATCGATTTGGTGGCGTCGACGTGCTCGTCAACAACGCCGGCATCTTCCGACCGGAGGAGTACCTCGAGGTGACACCCGACGACTACGAGACTCTGATGGATGTGAACGTGAAGGGGACGTTCTTCGGCTCGCAGCTCGCGGCCGAGCGAATGATCGAGAACGACGGCGGGCGTATCATCAACGTCTCGAGTACCGCCGGTCTCGTCGGAAACGGAGGTTACGTCACCTACTGCGTCTCCAAGGGTGCACTTCGGCTGTTGACGTACGCGCTGGCACACCGTCTCGGCCCGGAGGGAATTCACGTGAATGTGATCCATCCGGGCGGTGTCGAAACGTCGATGATGGAAGACGCCCAAATGGGACCGGAGGCGCTCGGCGAGTTCGTCCAGGCGATCCCGACCCGACGGATCGGCGAGCCCGACGATATCGCGGGGGCCGCCCTCTTTCTCGCGAGCGACCTCGCGAGCTACGTCAATGGCGAGTCGCTCGTCGTCGACGGCGGGTACACACACACCGGGTGA
- a CDS encoding sugar phosphate isomerase/epimerase family protein — protein sequence MDVGLTVGDSLDRLEATLDGFDLAELSIGESAGTDDFDTTRLEEALTTANADLCVHLPYDQVVVTPVPELNDAISAYLSRLLAWAGSVGAQKAVIHATARNPHDTSLRPLFTSQLTEIGAAADEAGIELVLENVGHQRRGYPLSVVGKLAREADTAVCFDVGHAYMEDGHDGIERFLSSYGDLVSHVHVHDVRSRGDTHLPIGAGEIDYDLVGSHLRDFDGTVAVEVFTDDEVLLRDSARRASAALGATGADS from the coding sequence ATGGACGTTGGACTCACCGTCGGCGACTCGCTGGATCGACTCGAGGCGACGCTCGATGGGTTCGACCTGGCGGAGCTATCGATCGGCGAGTCGGCTGGCACCGACGACTTCGATACGACTCGCCTCGAGGAGGCACTGACAACAGCCAATGCCGACCTGTGCGTCCACCTTCCGTACGATCAGGTCGTCGTCACGCCGGTTCCGGAACTCAACGACGCGATTAGTGCGTACCTGAGTCGGCTCCTCGCGTGGGCCGGTTCCGTCGGCGCACAGAAGGCGGTGATACACGCGACAGCCAGAAACCCACACGACACGTCACTGCGTCCGCTGTTCACCTCCCAGCTTACCGAAATCGGTGCCGCAGCGGATGAGGCTGGGATCGAGTTAGTCCTCGAGAACGTCGGTCACCAGCGCCGGGGCTATCCCCTGTCGGTGGTCGGCAAACTGGCTCGCGAGGCGGACACCGCGGTCTGCTTCGACGTGGGTCACGCGTACATGGAAGACGGACACGACGGAATCGAGCGATTCCTCTCGAGCTACGGCGACCTCGTCTCACACGTGCACGTCCACGACGTCCGGTCGCGTGGCGATACCCACCTGCCGATCGGAGCTGGTGAAATCGACTACGACCTCGTTGGGTCACACCTCAGGGACTTCGACGGAACCGTCGCCGTCGAGGTATTCACGGACGACGAGGTGTTGCTTCGGGACAGTGCACGGCGAGCGAGCGCCGCCCTCGGAGCGACTGGTGCCGACAGCTGA
- a CDS encoding glycosyltransferase yields the protein MHAPSLPDRTIDAYTDVTGPDRLERLGSLADTLADDRILHINSTATGGGVAELLRSIVPLCNDLEIDTDWLVMDADDDFFEVTKAMHNALQGNSLPLTEAMKAIYRAVNEENAIELEDEDAYDLVVIHDPQPLGMLEHFEETMPEAAIVWRCHIDLTDPAPEYLAFVSEYTARVDHAIFSRSSYVGETAVPETSIIYPSIDPVTEKNRSLDAEAVADVSDRLDPLSFEDPLVTQISRFDPWKDQFGTLEAYRRASEDVSDLQLALVGGMAGDDPEGLELYEQVAEEATADPNVHVLTDLPDTGVNVLQRESDVVVQKSLREGFGLVVSEALWKRTPVVGSNVGGIPLQIVDGETGYLVDPDDAIGAGERVVDLLEDDGRRAKFGENAREHVRKQFLLPRQLVELLDVLADELDHGQ from the coding sequence ATGCACGCGCCATCACTTCCGGACCGAACGATCGACGCGTACACCGACGTGACGGGTCCTGATCGTCTCGAGCGGCTTGGATCGCTCGCCGATACGCTGGCCGACGATCGCATCCTGCACATCAACTCGACCGCGACTGGCGGCGGCGTCGCTGAACTGCTTCGATCGATCGTTCCGTTGTGCAACGATCTCGAGATCGACACCGACTGGCTCGTCATGGACGCCGACGACGACTTCTTCGAGGTGACCAAGGCGATGCACAATGCGCTCCAAGGAAACAGCCTCCCGCTGACCGAGGCAATGAAAGCGATCTATCGGGCCGTCAACGAGGAAAATGCGATCGAACTCGAGGACGAAGACGCGTACGATCTCGTGGTGATCCACGATCCGCAACCGCTGGGTATGCTCGAGCACTTCGAAGAGACGATGCCGGAGGCCGCGATTGTCTGGCGCTGTCACATCGATCTCACCGACCCAGCCCCGGAGTATCTCGCGTTCGTCTCCGAGTATACGGCGCGGGTCGACCACGCTATTTTCAGTCGATCCAGCTACGTCGGTGAGACTGCGGTTCCGGAAACGAGCATCATCTACCCGTCGATCGATCCGGTAACGGAGAAAAACCGGTCGCTCGACGCGGAGGCGGTCGCAGACGTGTCCGACCGGTTGGACCCCCTCTCGTTCGAGGACCCGCTCGTCACGCAGATCTCCCGGTTCGATCCGTGGAAGGACCAATTCGGCACGCTCGAGGCGTACCGTCGGGCCAGCGAGGACGTGTCTGACCTCCAGTTAGCACTGGTCGGTGGGATGGCCGGCGACGATCCGGAGGGGCTGGAGTTGTACGAACAGGTCGCCGAGGAGGCGACCGCCGACCCGAACGTCCACGTGCTGACCGATCTGCCGGACACTGGCGTGAACGTCCTCCAACGCGAGTCGGACGTCGTCGTCCAGAAGTCGCTGCGTGAAGGGTTCGGTCTGGTCGTCTCGGAAGCGCTCTGGAAACGGACGCCGGTCGTGGGATCCAACGTGGGCGGCATCCCGTTACAAATCGTCGACGGGGAGACCGGCTATCTGGTCGATCCTGACGACGCAATAGGTGCCGGCGAGCGCGTCGTCGACCTGCTCGAGGACGATGGTCGCCGAGCGAAGTTCGGCGAGAACGCCCGCGAACACGTTCGCAAGCAGTTCCTGTTGCCCCGACAACTCGTGGAGTTGCTCGACGTACTCGCCGACGAACTGGACCACGGCCAGTGA
- a CDS encoding asparaginase has protein sequence MTQVRVLSTGGTIASTSGPDGATPSKDGGDLIGAVPELEGVADIDVESVSDELSFHLSVSDVASLVKSVEAAATDGVDGVVVTHGTDTMEESAYYLDLVTDAQIPIVFTGAQRPADHPSADGFANLLQAVRVAADERFREGAYIAFADLVHAARWVTKARAGRPDAYASPAGGPVAEISADGIGLRREPGSESVSLPSTDMTARVDVIPSGLGVDSRQLERAVANDVDGLVLAGSGIGNTTPEIGNAVADAVDAGIPVVVSTRCHDGAVAARYGGPGGSRTLREHGTIPAGELPPWKARIKLGLALSAYDDPEDVRSAFERQRGVSTTE, from the coding sequence ATGACACAAGTTCGCGTGTTAAGCACTGGCGGGACGATTGCGTCGACGAGTGGGCCCGACGGGGCGACGCCGTCGAAAGACGGTGGCGACCTGATCGGAGCCGTACCTGAACTCGAAGGGGTCGCGGATATTGACGTCGAGTCGGTCTCCGACGAACTCAGCTTTCACCTCTCGGTGTCGGATGTCGCCTCGCTCGTCAAATCGGTCGAAGCGGCGGCGACAGACGGTGTCGACGGCGTCGTCGTGACGCACGGAACGGATACGATGGAGGAGTCGGCGTACTACCTCGATTTGGTCACCGACGCGCAGATACCGATCGTCTTCACCGGCGCCCAGCGGCCGGCAGACCATCCGAGTGCGGATGGGTTCGCGAACCTCCTGCAAGCGGTCCGTGTTGCAGCAGACGAGCGCTTTCGAGAGGGGGCCTATATCGCGTTCGCCGATCTCGTCCACGCGGCCAGATGGGTGACGAAGGCTCGAGCGGGTCGTCCGGACGCCTACGCCTCGCCGGCGGGCGGTCCCGTCGCAGAAATTTCGGCCGATGGGATCGGGCTCCGGCGAGAACCCGGGAGCGAGTCGGTGTCACTTCCCAGTACCGACATGACGGCTCGAGTCGACGTAATTCCCAGCGGATTGGGCGTCGACAGCCGGCAACTCGAGCGAGCCGTCGCTAACGATGTCGACGGACTCGTTTTGGCAGGGAGTGGAATCGGGAACACGACACCCGAAATCGGCAATGCTGTCGCCGACGCCGTCGATGCCGGGATTCCGGTCGTCGTTTCGACGCGGTGTCACGACGGGGCCGTGGCAGCTCGATACGGGGGACCTGGTGGCAGCCGGACGCTTCGAGAACACGGAACGATCCCGGCGGGAGAGCTGCCTCCATGGAAGGCTCGAATCAAACTCGGGTTGGCATTATCGGCCTATGACGACCCAGAAGACGTTCGAAGCGCGTTCGAGCGCCAGCGCGGAGTTTCGACGACCGAGTGA